The Bacteroides thetaiotaomicron VPI-5482 genome contains the following window.
TCATATTTTTATGGATGGGACTGACGGCTTGTGAGCATAAGGATTTATGTTACGATCATCCGCACTTTGCCACGGTGCGGGTAGTATTCGACTGGACCAAGATTTCCAATCATGACAAGCCTGAAGGCATGAGGGTCGTATTTTATCCGACCGATGATGAAAGCAACACGTGGATATTTGATTTCCCCGGAGGAGAGGATGGGGAAGTGGAGCTCCCCGAGAATGATTACCGGGTAATTTGCTTCAACTACGATACCGACGGGATGGTTTGGAAAGAAAACGGCAGTTACACGCTTTTTACTGCCGATACGCGTGATGTTCGGTCGCCGGATAACCAGACAATGGCCGTCACCCCACCCTGGCTGTGTGGCGACCATATAGACAGAGTTATCCTCAAGGACATTCCGGAAGGAAGCACGAAGATAATACGGCTAACTCCCGTAAACATGGTATGTCACTACACGTATGAGGTGAACGGAATTCGGGGACTGGACAGGGTGGCGGATTTGCGGGCCGCTCTTTCCGGCATGTCCGGCTCGCTTAACATGTCCGGCGACAGTTTGCCCGCCGATCTTTCGGAGAGCCTGCTCTTTGATGGAATGGTTTCACGGAATCAGATTATAGGCGGATTCTATACGTTTGGACATTCCGCACTTGAAGGAGAGCCCAATGTTTTCCGGCTGTATCTCAAGAACCGTTCAGGCAGCATGTCTGTATTGGAACAGGACGTGAGCGACCAAGTGCATGATGTCCCGGTAGCGGGGCATATCGGTGATGTGCATCTGGTGTTGAATTTTGATTATGAGGTACCATCCGAGCCGGGAAGTGGCGGTCCGGGATTTGATGTGGACGTTGATGATTGGGATGATGTGAATGTGGATATAGTGTTGTAATCGAGTTTTATTAATTATATTTATTAACAATTTTATTCATTTTATGAAAAAAAGTACAGTAATGCTTTGGGCAATCTTTGGAGTACTACTGATGAGTTGCTCAGAAGAGGAGATTGCGAATGTGGAAACCTCCTCACGAAATGCGATTGGTTTTAACGTGTTAAGTAATGCGGCGGAAACGAGGGCTACCCCTACTACCAACACCAACTTGAAGAACACCGATTTCGACGTGTTCGCTTTTACGGCGGATGGTACTGCCTTCATGGGAAAGAACGACACGGAATTTGAACATGACGGAGTGAAGATCGTGTACAAAAATGGTAAGTGGGATTATGACAATGCGAGCGACCTTCGTTATTGGCCTACCGAGGCTTTGGACTTTTACGCGTTCAATCCCGGAACGGTTAGTGAAGACATGATGGCGTTTTATAGTTGGGAAGCCAC
Protein-coding sequences here:
- a CDS encoding DUF5119 domain-containing protein, whose protein sequence is MILIRFSLVFIFLWMGLTACEHKDLCYDHPHFATVRVVFDWTKISNHDKPEGMRVVFYPTDDESNTWIFDFPGGEDGEVELPENDYRVICFNYDTDGMVWKENGSYTLFTADTRDVRSPDNQTMAVTPPWLCGDHIDRVILKDIPEGSTKIIRLTPVNMVCHYTYEVNGIRGLDRVADLRAALSGMSGSLNMSGDSLPADLSESLLFDGMVSRNQIIGGFYTFGHSALEGEPNVFRLYLKNRSGSMSVLEQDVSDQVHDVPVAGHIGDVHLVLNFDYEVPSEPGSGGPGFDVDVDDWDDVNVDIVL